The proteins below are encoded in one region of Telopea speciosissima isolate NSW1024214 ecotype Mountain lineage chromosome 10, Tspe_v1, whole genome shotgun sequence:
- the LOC122643716 gene encoding 11S globulin seed storage protein Ana o 2.0101-like, whose product MAVNSSLLSLGLSLLVFFQVSLAQIEHISWGGQRQQQQQQQQHHRFREQSECRIENLDALEPSRSLKSEAGRIEFWDHNNEQLECAGVAFARHSIRSRGLLLPSYSNAPKLIYVVQGSGYQGNLIPGCPETFQSFQPSQRSEEGRSEGERGQDQQHRRFRDQHQRIRRFRQGDILAIPNGIAHWIYNDGENQLILVSLYGTSNNNNQLDDRYRKFHLAGNPQRQEGQRGETGERGERGERGERGSEEAETNIFNGFDTQLLSEVFGVDEETARKLQNENDDRGTIVHVKRGLQVISPQQRFEEEEEQRERQERGANGLEETLCSIRLTENIDDPTRADVYNPHAGRISSLNSQKLPILNYLQLSAERGVLYSNAVLAPHWNINAHSVIYVTRGSARVQIVGNRGQRVYDGEQRDGQVLVVPQGFAVVKQANEEGFEWVSFKTNDNAIASHLAGRTSVLRALPEEVLANAYQIRREDARRIKHGREEAVLLSSRSGGQGQRVSE is encoded by the exons ATGGCAGTTaattcttctttgctttctcttGGTCTTTCCTTACTTGTCTTCTTTCAGGTGTCGTTAGCTCAGATTGAACATATATCATGGGGAGGCCAAcggcaacagcagcagcagcaacagcaacatcACCGGTTCAGAGAACAAAGTGAGTGTAGGATCGAAAACCTCGATGCACTAGAACCCAGTCGAAGTTTGAAATCGGAGGCCGGTCGCATTGAGTTCTGGGATCATAACAACGAGCAATTAGAGTGTGCCGGCGTCGCCTTTGCTCGGCATTCTATCCGGTCCAGAGGCCTTCTCTTACCTTCCTACTCCAATGCACCTAAGCTTATCTACGTTGTCCAAG GTAGTGGATACCAAGGAAACTTGATACCAGGCTGCCCTGAGACATTCCAATCATTCCAACCAAGTCAACGATCCGAGGAAGGTCGGAGCGAAGGAGAACGAGGACAAGACCAGCAGCATCGTCGATTCAGGGATCAGCACCAGAGGATCCGACGGTTCAGACAGGGAGATATCCTCGCTATCCCCAACGGCATCGCACACTGGATCTACAACGATGGCGAGAACCAACTCATCCTTGTCTCTCTTTACGGCACCAGCAACAATAACAACCAGCTCGACGATAGATACAGG AAATTCCACTTGGCCGGCAACCCACAAAGACAAGAAGGCCAACGAGGTGAAACAGGTGAAAGAGGCGAAAGAGGCGAACGTGGAGAGAGGGGATCAGAAGAGGCAGAAACCAACATCTTCAATGGCTTCGACACGCAGTTGTTGTCTGAAGTGTTCGGAGTGGACGAGGAGACGGCAAGGAAGCTACAGAATGAAAACGACGACAGGGGCACAATCGTCCATGTGAAACGTGGGCTACAGGTGATAAGCCCAcaacaaagatttgaagaagaagaggaacagagaGAGCGACAAGAGAGAGGCGCAAATGGATTGGAGGAAACCTTATGCAGCATCAGGCTGACGGAGAACATAGATGACCCCACACGCGCTGACGTGTACAACCCACATGCCGGACGCATCAGCAGCCTCAACAGTCAGAAGCTCCCCATCCTCAACTACCTCCAACTCAGCGCCGAGCGTGGCGTCCTCTACAgc AATGCGGTACTTGCACCACACTGGAACATCAACGCACACAGTGTGATCTACGTGACAAGGGGGAGCGCAAGGGTACAGATTGTAGGGAACAGAGGACAGAGGGTGTACGATGGAGAACAACGAGATGGGCAGGTGCTGGTGGTGCCTCAGGGCTTTGCGGTTGTGAAGCAGGCGAACGAGGAGGGCTTCGAGTGGGTATCGTTCAAGACAAACGACAACGCCATAGCAAGCCATCTCGCTGGGAGGACTTCGGTGTTGCGAGCATTGCCGGAGGAGGTTCTGGCGAATGCGTATCAGATCCGTAGGGAGGACGCTAGGAGGATTAAACACGGCAGAGAGGAAGCTGTGTTGTTGTCTTCCAGGTCTGGGGGTCAAGGTCAAAGGGTTTCTGAGTGA
- the LOC122643718 gene encoding 11S globulin seed storage protein Ana o 2.0101-like, which yields MPNSSFLSLALCFLVFFHVSLAQIQHPSWGGHHSQHHQQQHRFREQRECRIENLDALEPTRRLESEAGRIEFWDQKNNEQLKCAGVAVTRHSIRSIGLLLPSYSNAPKLIYVVQGSGYQGNLIPGCPETFQSFQPSQRSEEGRSEGERGQDHHHRRFRDQHQRIQRFRQGDILAIPNGIAHWIYNDGDSQLVLVTLHDTSNNNNQLDDRYRKFFLAGNPQTQEGQRGERGERGSSHGSGERGSEEEGTNIFNGFNTQLLSEVFGVDEETARKLQCEDDDRGTIVHVKRGLQLISPPQRWEEEEEQRERQERGANGLEETLCSIRLIENIDDPTRADVYNPHAGRISSLNSQKLPILNYLQLSAERGVLYSNAILAPHWNINAHSVMYVTRGSARVQIVGNRGQRVYDGELREGQVLVVPQGFAVVKQANEEGFEWVSFKTNDNAIASHLAGRTSVLRALPEEVLANAYQIRWEEARRIKHSREEAVLLSPRSGGQGQRVSE from the exons ATGCctaattcttcttttctttctcttgctcTTTGCTTCCTTGTCTTCTTTCATGTCTCCTTAGCTCAGATTCAACATCCATCATGGGGAGGCCACCACTCTCAgcaccaccaacaacaacacCGGTTCAGAGAACAGAGGGAGTGTAGGATCGAGAACCTTGATGCTCTCGAACCCACTCGAAGGTTGGAGTCGGAGGCTGGTCGGATTGAGTTCTGGGACCAGAAGAACAACGAGCAACTCAAGTGTGCCGGTGTCGCCGTTACTCGGCATTCTATCCGGTCCATAGGCCTTCTCTTACCTTCCTACTCCAATGCACCTAAGCTTATCTACGTTGTCCAAG GTAGTGGATACCAAGGAAACTTGATACCAGGCTGCCCTGAGACATTCCAATCATTCCAACCAAGTCAACGATCCGAGGAAGGGCGGAGCGAAGGAGAACGAGGACAAGACCATCATCATCGTCGATTCAGGGATCAGCACCAGAGGATCCAACGGTTCAGACAGGGTGATATCCTCGCTATCCCCAACGGCATCGCACACTGGATCTACAACGACGGCGATTCCCAACTCGTCCTCGTCACCCTTCACGAcaccagcaacaacaacaaccaactCGACGATAGATACAGG AAATTCTTCCTGGCCGGCAACCCACAAACACAAGAAGGCCAACGAGGAGAAAGAGGCGAACGAGGTTCGAGTCACGGGAGTGGAGAGAGGGGATCAGAAGAGGAAGGAACCAACATCTTCAATGGCTTCAACACGCAGTTGTTGTCTGAAGTTTTCGGAGTGGACGAGGAGACGGCAAGGAAACTACAGTGTGAAGACGACGACAGAGGTACTATCGTCCATGTGAAACGAGGGCTGCAGCTGATAAGCCCACCACAaagatgggaagaagaagaggaacagagaGAGCGACAAGAGAGAGGCGCAAATGGATTGGAGGAAACCTTATGCAGCATCAGGCTCATTGAGAACATAGATGACCCCACACGTGCTGACGTGTACAACCCACATGCCGGACGCATCAGCAGTCTCAACAGTCAGAAGCTCCCCATCCTCAACTACCTCCAACTCAGCGCCGAGCGTGGCGTCCTCTACAgc AATGCGATACTTGCACCACACTGGAACATCAACGCACACAGTGTGATGTACGTGACAAGGGGGAGCGCAAGGGTACAGATTGTAGGGAACAGAGGACAGAGGGTGTACGATGGGGAACTTCGTGAAGGGCAGGTGCTTGTAGTGCCTCAGGGCTTTGCGGTGGTGAAGCAGGCCAACGAGGAGGGCTTCGAGTGGGTATCGTTCAAGACAAACGACAACGCCATAGCAAGCCATCTGGCTGGGAGGACTTCGGTGTTGCGAGCATTGCCGGAGGAGGTTCTGGCGAATGCGTATCAGATCCGTTGGGAGGAAGCTAGGAGGATTAAACACAGCAGAGAGGAAGCTGTGTTGTTGTCTCCCAGGTCTGGGGGTCAAGGTCAAAGGGTTTCTGAGTGA